catgcctgtaatcccagctactcgggaggctgagccaggaggatcgcttgaacctgggaggcagaggttgtggtgagccgagatcgcgccattgctctccagcctgggcaacaagaaggaaactctgtctcaggaaaaaaaaaaaaaaaattagacagggatggtgacatgcacctgtaatctcagctactcaggaggctgaggcatgataatcgcttgaacccaggaggtgaagtttgctGTGAGCCAGGTGGCACTAGTGCACTctagcctagtgacagagcaagagtctgtctcgaaaaaaaaaaaaaagaaaaagaaaaagaagaaaaaagaatgaattagcaTAATGgataatgccttttaaaaaaagaggaaatttttaaaaatcaaaaagaagataataaaaagaaTTCCAGAGAAATGGCAAATAACAAAAGACAGGCAAAAAAGTCAGAACAGTTCTGAAAAGAGTAATGCAAACACATAGAAACGTAGTATACCATAAAAGTGACATTTCAAATCAATGGGACAGGTTATTCATTAAATTGTAATATGTACATGTtggggtaaaaataaataatttatctgGAAGAATCCTTAAAATGGCAAAAGTAGATGCTTCTAAGGGAGGGGGTGGTGGTGGCTGGGAAACTTGGGGAAAGTGTGAATTTCCATTGTCACCATTTTGTATCTTTCCAATGTTCTATCATGTGAATCTATTATCTTTTAAGTCTAAAAtgcctgtgttcaaatcccagctatTGCTAGCAGTTGCTAGCTAGCTCTTAATCTTGGGCAAATTCTTCAGATTCTCTAcctccttatctgtgaaatgggatgaaTAACTTAGCCAGGTgctgcctggcacagaataaactctcaaaaaatataaattgctggtggaaacaacccaaatgtctagtaatggatgaatggataagccaATGTGGTGTAGTCATACAATAAGAATACTATGTAGtatgaaaaggaataaagttcAGACACACActacaacatagataaaccttTAAAACATAgtattaaatgaaagaagccagatactaAAGgtcacatgttgtatgattccatttatatgaaatgtccagaaaaggtaAATCCAGAGATTGGTGGTTGCCTGGtgtcagagggaggagggaatgagGAGTGACCGCTAATGGGTAGAGGGTTTTTTTGCAGGGGATGATGAAAAGGTAATGGCTCAGATAGTTGTAATGATTGTACAACCTTGTGAacatactaaatgccactgaactgtacgatttttgtttgtttgtttgtttttgttttgagactgagactcgctctgttacctaggctggagtgcagtggcacgatctcggctcactgcaacctccccctcccgggttcaagcgattcttgtgcctccgcctcctgagcagctgggattgtaggcatgcgccaccacgcctggctaatttttgtatttttattagagacggggtttcaccatgttggccaggctagtctcgaactcctgagctcaagtgatccgcctgcctcagcctcccaaagtgctgagattacaggccgcTCCCGGCCGAATCGTACGGATTTTGAACAGTGAATTTTATGTTAGGTGAATTATATAtcagaaactaattttttaaaaagtaaattacgGATTTTCCCATGGTGACCATCCACTGCCCCCatcttcccttcccccacccattcctctcctgccctcccccCACCGCCCCCAACCCTTTCTACCTCCCGCTGTGCCTCGAGGGGCGGGGGGGGGGCCTCCCCCTAAGGAGCGTCTGTGGACAGCTGGGCGCCTGCGTCTTGCGGCTTTTGGAGGGGGACCCAGGGCGCGCGCGCGCCCACCACTCATCCTGTGAAAATGGACGCTCCAAGCCGTTTTGTCTCGTGTACTTCAGTTAATGGTGATGGCGGAGAAGGTTGCACGTGCTGGAATGGGTGGAGGAGGACCTGGCGGCCTCTTAATATTTAAGTCCCTCCAGAAGATTGATTTATTATGCCTGTAACCTCCGGATTCCGCGGTCTGAAAGCCAGGCTGGCTACCTGCAGGCGCTTGCAAACGCTGAGGACTTCGGAGACCCACAGGCCTTACCCCTTTGCACACAGTGTGACCCAAGCCCATTGCTGAACCTCACTAGTAAAGTGGCACAGTGTTACTGGTCTTGTGTGTTGTTGTGAAGGTGAACTGAAGTAGTGCGTCTCACTGCCCCTTGCATAGGTGTTGGTTGAGTAAATGGAGATCTATACTCTGGGGTCTGTTCTGAGCCAGCTTCATGCTGCTGCAGTTCATTTGGCTGGGCCCCAGGTTATCAGCTGTACCTAGGAGAACTGTGAGCCCTTGCCATTCCCCTGGTAGATTTCCCCTATGTTTTGTACTCACTTTCCCAACTGTGATCATATATGTATAAGGTAACCCAAACCTGTTGATGAGACCTGaatcttattttctaaaataccTATCTGATAGGCCATGAGACATAAGGCCATCATCCATGGGGGATTTTGTACGTTTCTTTTGGTCCACCCAGCCTCATCTTCTGCCATCTTCAATTTATAtccaaattttattcttttagtccTAACCTCAGATTCTGCATCTTACTTCTGCCATTTTCCCCATTTCTGATTCTTTGTATAAGCCCATAAAATCTCTCCCCATTTGACCTTCTTAGTCCTGGAACATGTTCCTTCCTGTTTCCTCAATTCttatccctttctttctctctattctCCCATCCAACTTttagttccttcttttttttttttttttttttttttgagacgcagtctctcactgtgttgtccaggctggagtgcagtggcacgatcttggctcactttgacctccacctcccgggttcaagcgattctcctgcctcagcctcctgagaagctgggattacaggcacccgccaccacacccagctaattttttgtatttttagtttttagtttgtatttttagtttcaccatgttggtcaggctggtcttgaactactgacctcaggtgatccacccacctcggcctcccaaagtgctgggattataggcatgagccaccatgcccggccataattCCTTCTTTCTAATGCAGCCTTtgatccccacccccaccaaagaAAACCCACAGTCAACAGCATCTCAAAACTCAAAAGGCCTCTTTATTACTTATCTATTAATCAATTCtattacatttctttattatgttttaaaaatatatcagaataaataaattagtatctatctatatatgtgGAAAACCAGCGGTATCCAAAGTAAAACCAACAATCTCAGCTCTTAGATTGTGTAGCCATAGTATTCAGCAATTTCCATATCTCTTTCCCTTTCAACGAAAAACTGCACTTTCCCCAAAGAGGTGTATTTGGCAGCATTCTCACGCTCTTGTTGAGCCTTTCTCTTCATGGCCTCacgctctggcctctgctcttcTGTGATGGGCGTTGACATTACTGGCTCAGGAACAGTGGGTTTCCTCCATGGACGGGGTTGGAGGCTGAAGTCTTGGATTAGAAATTGATTTTGAGGCTTGGGCAGTGACCGGAGACTGGTCACAGCAGTGGAAACAGGCTCCCGCTGCAGAGAAGAACAAGATGATGTTTTGTAGGCTGATGGCCTAGAAGCAGCAGATTGAGGGACAGTAGGCTGGGTAGGGTTGGCTGAACTGGGTTGGGTTGCTTTGGCTGAAATTGGCTGAGCTGGTGTGGCAGGACCTGTCAAAGATGTGTTGGTAGGAGCTGGTCGGGATGGATTGACTGCAGTCGATTGAGCTGAGTTAGTAGAATCAGGTTGAGCAGGGTAAGCCACAGCAGGCCTACGTGAGGCTAGAGGGTTTGGCCGCCGAGAAACAGGTCGAGCTTGAGGTTGGTCCAGGGTCAGAAAGGGCAAAGGTATCAACTTGACCTTCCCAGGTGGTGGCAACTCAGAGTGGGATGGAGATGTACACTCTTTTTCAGCACTACCATCTAGTTTCTGGGCCTTGACTTGAATTTTCTCCGGGCCTTTACCCTCATGTTGGATATCCAGCCATGGTTTGAGAGCTGGGAATGGCCGACGGTTTTGGGTGTTGCTTGAGCTTCCCAGGGTCCTGGAGGAAGAGAATCCAGTTTTCATATCGATCTTTTTCCCGAGTGCATGGAAAACTTGCACGGACTCTAGCATGTGCATGCCTAGGGAGCTTCGGGGCTTTTTAAGGGTCTCTTGGCCAAGCTCAGGTTGATTTTTCTTCCGTTTCATATTGGGAATGGTTTGCTTCTCTTCTACCTTGACTTTGTTCCCTGACTGCTTACTCTCTTCAGATTTCTTGGAGCTGTTCTTTCTGTTCCCTTTGGTCTTTTCCTGCCCATGGCTCTTAGTTTTGCTGATCCTGCTGGATGCAGCTTTGTGAGGTTTGTTGCTAGGATGCTTGGCCTTGTTCACAGAAGTGCTGTTACTGACTGTAGCACTGCAAACAACCACTTCTCTCTCTAACAGGCACTCTGGGTTCTTTGGCTGGATTTTGGCCTTGGGAGCACCCTGGATAGGCTCGGAAGCTTTATGCTTGTTCTTCCTGACTTGATCAGAGTGACCCTTTATGACACATGACTTTTCCTGCACCTGATTTACCTTGATGGCACTGGTATCTTTGGCTTTCTTTGCTGAGGGACTTTCAGGTTGGTCAAGATCTTGTAAGGAACTGAAGATCGGGGGGAGGTAAGTATCCTCCACCCATGTAGTGATGTCTGCCAAATCACTGCTAGACTCAATCCCATTTTCAAATATCCCTTGGTCCTCAAGACTCAGGCTGTTATTTCTTAGATTGGCATTTTCAGAACCAGGCTGctcctcttggccaagaggaTCAATGCAGGCCAGAAGCGGGTGAATATCGGGGATTTCTACAGGAAGTAGTAGAGGATCTTGATTTCCTATTAGGATCTGGTGGACATCTAGAGGCTTTGAAAGGTTGGTTTCAATCTCATCCAAattctcattctcatttttttcctggcTTGGAGCTGGAGACAGTGTCAAGAGATTAGTAGGACTCTGGACTGGAGTTATTGAACTGTCCCCAAGCTCAGGTGATGGGTTACTCTCAAGTGTCTGGGTATTTCTGCTACTGAAGGACTTGGAGAATTCTGGAGTTTGTGGCAGACGAAATGTCTGGCTTGGAGATTGCAATCCCAGGGAAGTATCCATCCCCAGGGAAGTTTCCATCACTACAAAGGAATCAAGGAAGAAGTCAGTCCCTGGTAAGTGAGATGCTCCCCCTACACACCAATGCAGCAATCGGATACCTTTCCAACATGGGCAAGGCATTTCTACTAGCTCTTCTTAAGGACCATGGGCAAGACCCTGTATTAGGAGATTGGCAGTGACTGTTCTCTTACTGGTTATCATTTGATGTGattgtttcttggttttctttgtatttcatagggttgttgtagaTCAAAAagtgaaagtgatttttaaaat
This genomic window from Pan troglodytes isolate AG18354 chromosome 12, NHGRI_mPanTro3-v2.0_pri, whole genome shotgun sequence contains:
- the C2AH2orf78 gene encoding uncharacterized protein C2orf78 homolog, whose translation is MHWLASATQTSASIVSSSLLSAVDVSSSLTMSEYFQNTSLPGTANSLQFSLPVVSNAAFLTGSISNFSRAEAPAISSAWLQPSASGTSFQPLMGSAYLYQHSSTTMLSGVTGHSHICTSAASYPGVFEWDSTASTVKKSSSLRDFTVTVTDQNTAVSSMSMTAQYYKTSHTNTMVPLYPSLSASLVQGTLTQIPNQQGHNLSLPCQIGSQVYYYNQGTLGPQLSCLQSYGSVSYTGYRASAHQPEMVMVLKEVQPTNVLPPVSASGMYYSVSSQPITETSVQVMETSLGMDTSLGLQSPSQTFRLPQTPEFSKSFSSRNTQTLESNPSPELGDSSITPVQSPTNLLTLSPAPSQEKNENENLDEIETNLSKPLDVHQILIGNQDPLLLPVEIPDIHPLLACIDPLGQEEQPGSENANLRNNSLSLEDQGIFENGIESSSDLADITTWVEDTYLPPIFSSLQDLDQPESPSAKKAKDTSAIKVNQVQEKSCVIKGHSDQVRKNKHKASEPIQGAPKAKIQPKNPECLLEREVVVCSATVSNSTSVNKAKHPSNKPHKAASSRISKTKSHGQEKTKGNRKNSSKKSEESKQSGNKVKVEEKQTIPNMKRKKNQPELGQETLKKPRSSLGMHMLESVQVFHALGKKIDMKTGFSSSRTLGSSSNTQNRRPFPALKPWLDIQHEGKGPEKIQVKAQKLDGSAEKECTSPSHSELPPPGKVKLIPLPFLTLDQPQARPVSRRPNPLASRRPAVAYPAQPDSTNSAQSTAVNPSRPAPTNTSLTGPATPAQPISAKATQPSSANPTQPTVPQSAASRPSAYKTSSCSSLQREPVSTAVTSLRSLPKPQNQFLIQDFSLQPRPWRKPTVPEPVMSTPITEEQRPEREAMKRKAQQERENAAKYTSLGKVQFFVERERDMEIAEYYGYTI